From Candidatus Doudnabacteria bacterium, a single genomic window includes:
- the lexA gene encoding transcriptional repressor LexA: MNELTPKQKQLLDLLTHEIQDTGLPPSISEIAKSLKVKSKNAVAKLLRILEDKGYIRRSHKARGIEVLNPDGEPMGLGTISLPVIGRITAGLPMLAEEQIEDWLNLPVSMVRGRKDVFLLKVMGMSMKDAGILNGDLVIVKQQKIADINDIVVALLEDEATVKRLVKKDNKFYLKAENKDYPNIYPEHEWSIQGKVIGVIRRLE, encoded by the coding sequence ATGAATGAACTTACTCCAAAGCAAAAACAATTATTAGACCTATTGACCCATGAAATCCAAGATACAGGCCTTCCTCCGTCTATTTCGGAGATCGCCAAAAGCCTCAAAGTTAAATCTAAAAACGCAGTGGCAAAACTGCTCCGGATTCTGGAAGATAAAGGATATATCCGCAGATCGCATAAGGCTCGGGGAATAGAAGTTTTAAATCCGGACGGTGAACCGATGGGTCTGGGCACAATAAGCCTGCCTGTGATCGGGCGCATTACCGCAGGATTGCCCATGCTGGCTGAGGAACAGATAGAAGACTGGCTGAACCTGCCGGTGAGCATGGTTCGCGGGCGCAAGGATGTATTTTTACTGAAAGTTATGGGCATGAGCATGAAGGATGCGGGAATTCTAAACGGAGACCTGGTGATCGTGAAGCAGCAGAAGATCGCGGACATCAATGATATTGTGGTTGCCCTCCTGGAAGACGAAGCAACGGTCAAGCGTCTGGTAAAAAAAGACAATAAGTTTTATTTGAAAGCGGAGAATAAAGATTATCCAAATATATACCCTGAGCACGAATGGTCGATCCAGGGCAAAGTAATCGGAGTAATAAGAAGGTTGGAGTAA
- a CDS encoding DUF3276 family protein, translating to MQEFAPALFSTRVSNGRRTFFFDVKNTKEAKPYIKITESSISKDGEKKKSYMTIFDSEMNDFRQAVDEVMGFVNQAK from the coding sequence ATGCAAGAATTTGCGCCAGCGTTATTTTCCACCAGGGTCAGCAATGGCCGCCGAACTTTCTTCTTTGACGTCAAGAATACGAAAGAGGCCAAACCGTATATCAAGATCACGGAATCATCCATCAGTAAGGATGGAGAAAAGAAGAAAAGTTATATGACAATCTTTGACAGCGAAATGAACGATTTTCGCCAAGCTGTGGACGAGGTCATGGGTTTTGTGAACCAAGCCAAATAA
- a CDS encoding YifB family Mg chelatase-like AAA ATPase, with product MTTKVFSAALVGLSADVVEVEVDISSGLPATIVVGLPDTAVQEARERVKSAIKNSSAIFPRNRVAINLAPADVPKNGTHYDLPIALSVLLNSGQVFFEPKDKLFLGELALDGNLRPVSGVLPILLMAREKGFKQVFIPKANSREASLVTDIEIIPIKSLYEVVGFLQGLIKLESVKSADWQKILQMPEATFDMQLIKGQEVAKRALEIAAAGGHNILLSGPPGTGKTLLAKALPSILPKLTVDEVLEITKIYSIAGLLGANKTLITLRPFRSPHHTTSGVALVGGGTNPKPGEISLSHRGVLFLDEFPEFSRNVLENLRQPLEDGLVTVARAHATVTFPAQFTLVAAQNPCPCGYYSDPTKSCICTPGQIMKYHKKISGPLLDRIDLHVEVGRIEYDKLSAEEGGEASDHIQERVQKARDVQTSRFKNLSEIKTNSEMTIREIKEYCGLGSAEQNFMKTAVIKMYLSARSYHRILKLARTIADLAGEADIAMNHLAEALQYRPQVE from the coding sequence ATGACAACTAAAGTTTTTTCAGCCGCCTTGGTGGGATTAAGCGCCGATGTAGTGGAAGTGGAAGTTGATATTTCTTCGGGCCTTCCGGCTACGATCGTCGTCGGACTTCCGGACACGGCCGTGCAGGAAGCCCGCGAACGCGTGAAGTCCGCGATCAAGAATTCCAGCGCGATATTTCCGCGCAACCGCGTGGCTATCAATCTGGCGCCGGCTGACGTGCCGAAGAACGGCACACATTACGATCTGCCGATCGCGCTATCAGTGCTTTTAAATTCCGGACAAGTATTTTTTGAACCAAAAGATAAACTATTTCTCGGGGAATTAGCTCTAGACGGCAATTTAAGGCCGGTTTCAGGCGTCTTGCCTATTTTGCTTATGGCCAGAGAAAAAGGATTTAAACAAGTGTTTATTCCCAAAGCGAACAGCCGTGAAGCAAGCTTGGTCACCGATATTGAGATCATTCCTATAAAAAGTTTATACGAGGTAGTGGGATTTTTGCAGGGTTTGATCAAGCTTGAATCGGTAAAATCTGCAGATTGGCAGAAAATATTGCAGATGCCGGAAGCAACATTTGATATGCAGCTGATCAAGGGGCAAGAAGTTGCCAAGCGGGCGCTTGAAATTGCAGCGGCCGGCGGGCATAATATTCTGCTGTCAGGACCTCCGGGCACAGGCAAGACATTATTGGCGAAAGCCCTGCCATCCATATTACCGAAACTTACCGTGGACGAAGTTCTGGAAATTACCAAGATCTACAGCATAGCCGGCTTGCTTGGCGCGAATAAAACCCTGATAACATTGCGCCCATTCCGCAGCCCGCATCATACGACTTCCGGGGTGGCTCTGGTTGGAGGAGGGACCAATCCCAAGCCGGGTGAGATTTCGCTGTCGCACCGCGGTGTTTTGTTCTTGGATGAATTTCCGGAATTTTCGCGGAATGTTTTGGAAAATTTGCGGCAGCCTTTGGAGGACGGGTTAGTGACCGTTGCGCGCGCGCATGCCACTGTTACTTTCCCGGCACAATTTACTTTGGTGGCTGCGCAAAATCCGTGTCCTTGCGGATACTACTCTGATCCGACCAAAAGCTGCATCTGCACACCGGGGCAGATCATGAAGTATCACAAGAAAATCTCAGGACCCCTGCTTGACCGGATCGATCTGCATGTGGAGGTGGGGAGGATCGAATATGACAAACTTTCGGCTGAAGAAGGCGGAGAGGCTTCAGACCACATTCAGGAAAGGGTCCAAAAAGCCCGTGACGTTCAAACCAGCAGATTTAAAAATTTATCAGAAATTAAAACAAATTCTGAAATGACCATTCGCGAGATAAAGGAATATTGCGGATTAGGATCGGCAGAACAGAATTTTATGAAAACCGCGGTCATT